A single genomic interval of Odontesthes bonariensis isolate fOdoBon6 chromosome 3, fOdoBon6.hap1, whole genome shotgun sequence harbors:
- the LOC142377747 gene encoding twist-related protein 2-like, whose product MREEVSCTNSPEGGLGASEEELERGSKKTTQQGNRKRSPYPKKDSLSQAEESSTGSPSSLLPAGPKKPKKSPTTVVSLAPSSLGPRPEPPFEELHSQRVIANVRERQRTQSLNDAFASLRKIIPTLPSDKLSKIQILKLASRYIDFLYQVLQSDEMDAKLASCNYLAHERLSYAFSVWRMEGAWAMSTSH is encoded by the coding sequence ATGAGAGAAGAGGTGTCCTGCACCAACTCCCCTGAAGGAGGGCTGGGGGCCAGTGAAGAGGAGCTTGAGAGAGGATCGAAAAAGACCACACAACAAGGAAATCGAAAGCGTTCCCCTTATCCTAAAAAGGACAGCCTCAGTCAGGCAGAGGAGAGCAGCACTGGCAGTCCCAGCAGCTTGCTGCCGGCTGGGCCCAAGAAGCCCAAGAAAAGCCCGACGACGGTGGTGTCTTTGGCTCCCTCGTCTTTGGGCCCCAGGCCGGAGCCACCCTTCGAGGAACTACACTCTCAGCGAGTCATTGCAAATGTGCGAGAGCGTCAACGCACTCAGTCCCTGAACGATGCCTTTGCCTCTCTACGCAAAATCATCCCCACACTACCCTCAGACAAGCTGAGCAAAATCCAGATCCTGAAGCTGGCCTCGCGCTACATCGACTTCCTTTACCAGGTGCTGCAGAGCGATGAGATGGACGCGAAGCTGGCCAGCTGCAACTACCTGGCCCACGAAAGACTCAGCTACGCCTTCTCTGTTTGGAGGATGGAGGGGGCCTGGGCCATGTCCACCAGCCACTAG